The nucleotide sequence TGTAACTATGCCCCCGAGGCTTAGGGGGGTGGAAAGAAATGACTTAGTAACAGACCGATATATAGAAGCACGGTTTCTGATAATTTCCATTCCGTGGCAGTGTCCGATATGTTACAACTTGACAAAATCAGAGAGAGAGTGGGAGTTAGCAGAAGTCACAAGTGGTCATTGATGGTCACATGTGCTCGACCTGATTGACTTGTCTTTGATCGATTTCATGAGGAACTTTTCAAGTCCTTTTGCAGCTGGCCCCGGTCTTAGGACACTGGGATCGCCCCATTCATCGCAAGGATCACTGAACCAATTTGAGCTACCTAAACACCACCCACCTGGTGAGACCATACCACGACCACGATGAAGAATGTGTGCATCAATCATGTCCAATAAGGGAGAATCTGCTGATATGTTTCCAACAAATGCAGCCTCCCTTTTAAGTAGTCTATCAGAATTTGAAGCTCCGAAGTCTGAAGGATCTCGAGCAGTGTTGTCCGAGTTAATGAATCGCAAGTTGGAGTTAATGACAGCGTCTGAAAACTCCTTAGCATTGCAAGCAAGAGTCTGAAAATATCGTTTATGAGAAGATCTAGTGTTCGAGAAGTATAGCAAGAGTAATCTTGGCAAATTTTCCCATCCATGGATCGAGTACTCGACAAACTTCCTGTTTAGAATTACATGTTGAGAACCTGACGAATCAACCAAAGCTTCGGTCAAGAATACGGAATTAGATTAGCATGTTATTAGCAAACCACAACATGAAGGGAACCTATCTCAGAATCTATAAATGGTATAGCAAAATTATGCCGTGAATCTTTTCTGAATAAACGGTATACTGCCAGGAAAAAAAAAAGTGGCTGCAGCCTGCATGTGCCTATCACAAATTCAAGACTCAAGTACCATGAGTATTCTGCGAGACGAACTTTCAAATTCACTTAACTTGCTAACACACCAAGAAAGTTCATATCGGAACAGATAAAGCTCATACAAAAACATTAAGTTGTTTTGGTCCTGACGAGGCATGTCAACACCAGGCACGTCGTTGACAAACCATGTGAAGATAATTACTTAACAACGCGTGAATATCCCATattgtaaaagaaaaatttacAGATTGGCAATCACAGCTTCACCATCATTAGAGTAGGACAAACAACTAGTACAGATACAGGTAAAAGAAATCATCTGGCAAGAAACTTACCCATAAAAAGTTTAAAAGCACTAGGAAGTGCCCTTTTTTTGTCACCCACAAACATCTTTCCTTTTAACTGAATGTAGAGTCGAGAGTCGACTATAACTTCTGCAGCCTTTTGATATctgaaaacaaaaaaacaaagataagcAACTTTATATAGTTGCAAAACAAAAACTAATTTAGGAACGAAAAGAATGATGTGTACTTACTCCTCTGGGCTGACGTTCTGATTATATTCTATGAAATTCAAATTCCTCGGAACAAAAGACATGATCTGGAGAAAATCTGCAACAAAAGTTATATTTAGTGCATCAGCTAGAATATAATTTGCGTCTAGGAAGAGCAAAGAGCAAATAGAACCTTTCTGGACGAGCAAAGAGGACAAGGGAAATTCATGTAATCAAATAAACTGTGCAGAACATTCGATGGACATCTATCTCCAGCCTTTACATTATGGTCTGAATGATTAACCCTTTTTTTCTCCTGGAATGGTTGATCTCAATGAAATAAAGGTCACAGCTATGGTTCTCCAAGTGCACTGTTGCACCTTCACCATTCAATCATAACACCTATCTTTTCATAATTTTACCTACTCAAGTTTTACACAGGCAATTGTTGCTCCGGTCATCTTTTTACCAGTTTCTCTTTTGTTCTCAAACAAATATAGATGAAGAAGCTACAACGTATACTAGATTTGATCTGTGAGTGATCAAAAACCAGCCACTTTTTTTATAAGGAAAAATTCAGTCATTTATGAGATTAATCTTCAAAATTTCGGGGTGTTTAGGCATCATAGCTCTGTTATTTATGAACTCAAGCCAATTTTGAAGTAAATATGCTGAAGTTCAGAGGGCTAGGAGTAACCTCACTTTTAAGGTCAATAAGAATTTTTGGGGAAGGCAAGCAAAGAACAACTAGTCCCCAAGCATGAGATAGTGATTGGCTTCTGAGAGATAACTAGTCCCCAAGCATATGTTTGTCTATGTAGGTGAACGAGGAAAAAGTTGcagccatgtgaccaggaggtcacgggttcaaaccttggaaacagcctccaCTAGAAATGCAAGGAAGGCtgtgtacaatacacccttgtggtggggctctTCCCCGGACCTCGCGCATAgcgagagctttagtgcaccgtgctgcctttttttttttttactgttaaGAGTTGAAACAAGTTTGAGGAACTAGAGTTTGACTTATTGTGAAATAACAAGTATCAATTGTTAGAGTGGGTAagaagtcccacattggttggggaatggactggtagtttgcttatatggacttgggtaatcctcacctcttgagctagcttttgaggttgagttaggcccaaggtccattcttgacaTCAATGATCCTAAAAAGCTACTTACTCTCTATGTAATCGAGAATACGCAGATGAACAATGACTTTATTAGGACAAGATTTATGGCATTTTAACACTCGAGGCACCTGGCTGGCTTGCTTATTGATGAGACCAGTAGAGGACTTTTCATTCTTAAGGATCAGTACTTTACCCTTCTTATTTGTTGCAGGTATACATTATCGTAACTAACTTTAGCATGGAAAATGTATGATTTGGGGCCAAGCTTGAGCGGTAGTTAGCAACTTACTGCATAATTAGTTGTGGTTGGTGCTAGAAAGTTAGTTTCACTCTTCCACTTGCAAATGATGCAAAAATGCTGAAGCTGAATACAGTATATGGGAGGCTATTATTAGCCTTAGAGCAATCACCACTAGACAAATATGGATTATACCTTACAAACAATAACCGCCACGCCGCAACCCCAGGCAAGTCAGGGTCGGTATATGAACCGTCACCGACCATGTCGCTCCAAATGGATTACTCcttacaaacaacaacaacaatcatgCCTCAACCCAGTAGCGGAGCCAACATCTTAACTAAGggggttcaaaatcgaaaaatgtGAACAAaagaactagtcgaagggggttcaacgtCTGCTATATATACATgcaaaataattttaagtttgtataaatagtataattttccgccGAAGGGGGTTAGGCTAGTTCCGCCCCTACCTCAACCCCAAGCAAGTCAGGGTTAGCTAGATGAATCATCACTGACCATGTCGCTCCAAATGAGTTATTCCTTAGTGGGAtagattttctttcttctttcttataAAGACATAAggtatacttttcttttttcatttactCAGTTGAATTTTTCCATTACACACTACCTTGAGATCAATAAATGCAACTTAACCTTATATGGAACCCACAACCTCGACAGACAACTATTCTTCATCTATTAG is from Capsicum annuum cultivar UCD-10X-F1 chromosome 5, UCD10Xv1.1, whole genome shotgun sequence and encodes:
- the LOC107870257 gene encoding beta-glucuronosyltransferase GlcAT14B; translation: MSLFLKQILLFSLLPLSIFCLLLPLHHFHYHTHTQTHFPHNPTYPNPFTPRIAYFITGTKNDGPRIFRLLQAIYHPRNYYLLHLDQFASSKQRVQLALLVSSVDVFVAAANVNVVEKADAVNEEGSSALTLVLHGAAVLLKWKMDWDWFVNLDASDYPLIPQDDFLQIMSFVPRNLNFIEYNQNVSPEEYQKAAEVIVDSRLYIQLKGKMFVGDKKRALPSAFKLFMGSQHVILNRKFVEYSIHGWENLPRLLLLYFSNTRSSHKRYFQTLACNAKEFSDAVINSNLRFINSDNTARDPSDFGASNSDRLLKREAAFVGNISADSPLLDMIDAHILHRGRGMVSPGGWCLGSSNWFSDPCDEWGDPSVLRPGPAAKGLEKFLMKSIKDKSIRSSTCDHQ